In Trichocoleus sp. FACHB-46, a single window of DNA contains:
- a CDS encoding MBOAT family protein, whose product MTFLSLTYGLFLILVLGIYWSVREPWWRLWTLLIASLVFYASLQVVYIPLLFASLWLNFRIGQAIGEPPDWRIEDWQFAQQDWNRRRVQLLWFGIAANVLLLVGFKYVPFLLSSVGGGLNWAAAQQNASWLDENLVVPLGLSFFTFECIAYLVDVYRGAPATQQFLKFSAYKLFFPKLISGPITRFHLFATQLKAQQFPKPDQIVEGVWLIACGAVKKGLLSDNIGTFVDLCFGNIQRAGSGDLWLATFAYGLQLYLDFSGYVDIVRGSAMLLGFNLPQNFDFPYFSTSIADFWRRWHMTLGDWLRNYLYFPLGGSRQGLQRTCLNLMIVMLIAGIWHGAAWGFVVWGAIHGLALVVHRLTQVYSDRTPSLKAFWLSIPGAVIAWLITQLMVFIAWIFFRLPNLKDSTWVVQHLWGHAADAQFTQKIYLEGLKMERPQIALLLWLIVALMGVAYAFNRGLKLQINWPLKLLLVPLFFFLVWMLAPQGSLPYIYFDF is encoded by the coding sequence ATGACGTTTCTCTCGCTGACTTACGGACTTTTTCTGATCCTCGTTCTCGGCATTTACTGGTCGGTGCGAGAACCGTGGTGGCGATTATGGACCCTGCTGATTGCCAGCCTGGTGTTCTATGCTTCCTTGCAGGTGGTTTATATTCCCCTGCTGTTCGCGAGTTTGTGGCTTAATTTCCGCATTGGGCAGGCGATCGGTGAGCCACCAGACTGGCGGATTGAAGATTGGCAGTTTGCCCAACAGGATTGGAATCGTCGCCGAGTTCAGCTGTTGTGGTTCGGGATTGCCGCCAATGTCTTATTGCTGGTGGGCTTTAAGTATGTGCCCTTCTTGCTCTCTAGTGTGGGGGGTGGCCTAAATTGGGCCGCCGCTCAGCAAAATGCTAGCTGGCTAGACGAAAACTTAGTCGTACCGTTAGGGCTGAGCTTTTTTACTTTTGAATGTATCGCCTATTTAGTCGATGTCTATCGTGGCGCTCCTGCGACCCAGCAATTTCTCAAGTTCTCGGCTTATAAGCTGTTTTTTCCCAAGTTAATTTCTGGGCCAATTACTCGGTTTCACCTATTTGCTACCCAGTTAAAGGCGCAGCAGTTTCCTAAGCCCGATCAGATCGTGGAAGGAGTTTGGCTGATTGCTTGTGGCGCAGTGAAGAAAGGGCTTTTGAGCGACAATATTGGCACTTTTGTGGATCTTTGCTTCGGTAATATCCAGCGGGCGGGTAGCGGCGACTTGTGGTTAGCGACCTTTGCCTATGGGCTGCAACTTTATTTAGACTTCAGCGGCTACGTGGATATTGTCCGAGGCAGCGCCATGTTGCTCGGCTTCAACTTGCCGCAGAATTTTGACTTCCCCTACTTCTCCACTAGCATTGCTGACTTTTGGCGACGGTGGCACATGACGCTGGGCGATTGGCTGCGAAACTACCTTTATTTTCCACTGGGTGGCTCCCGGCAAGGGTTACAGCGCACTTGCCTCAACTTGATGATTGTGATGCTGATTGCGGGAATTTGGCATGGAGCCGCTTGGGGTTTCGTGGTCTGGGGTGCTATCCACGGCCTCGCTTTGGTCGTACATCGGCTAACCCAGGTTTATAGCGATCGCACCCCTAGCCTTAAAGCTTTTTGGCTTAGTATTCCGGGGGCGGTCATTGCTTGGCTAATCACGCAACTGATGGTGTTTATAGCCTGGATCTTCTTCCGCTTACCTAACCTGAAGGACTCCACTTGGGTCGTGCAACATCTCTGGGGTCATGCAGCAGATGCTCAATTTACCCAAAAGATTTATCTGGAAGGGTTAAAAATGGAGCGACCGCAGATAGCCTTACTGCTGTGGTTAATTGTGGCTTTAATGGGCGTTGCCTATGCCTTCAATCGCGGTCTGAAGTTACAAATTAATTGGCCGCTGAAGCTTCTGCTGGTGCCGTTGTTCTTTTTCCTGGTCTGGATGTTAGCGCCTCAAGGCAGTCTGCCCTACATCTACTTTGATTTCTAG